Within Bacillus sp. E(2018), the genomic segment CTCAAAGGTCCAACCTCCTTTCGTCTTCTTTATACTTTTCCATTTTTTAAAATCAACTATTCATCAGGAAAATGGCAATAATTTATTAATGTCTGATTATTTCGATTTTAAATTGGCAATATTGGTAATATTACAGTGAAGAGGTGTCTATGATGAGGAAAAACAGAAAAATGAATTTTAAAGAACTCGTGAGTGAGAACAAAAGACAATTGCTGAAAGATGAGTCATACATCGAACAACTTGAAATCAAACTTGACGAAAAACATATGAAGAAAGCATAAAAAGATCCTTTGCCAATTTCTTTAGGCAAAGGATCTTTTTATTAATTTTGAGTTTGAGAAGAATGAGCAAGCTTGTTACGAAGTACCATTGGAAGAATACCACCATGACGGTAGTACTCAATTTCAACTTCGCTGTCAAAACGAGCTATAACTTCAAATGTTTTTTCTGTTCCATCTTCAAATACAGCTGTAACTTGAACAAGATCACGCGGTTTAACCGTTTCATCAACAGAAACCGTGAAAGACTCTTTTCCTGTAAGTCCAAACGTTTCCGCATTCTCACCATCTTTGAATTGAAGAGGAAGTACACCCATCAACACTAGGTTTGAACGGTGGATACGCTCGAAGCTTTCAGCAAGAACAGTTTGAATTCCTAGTAATGTAGTACCTTTTGCTGCCCAGTCACGAGAAGATCCCATACCGTAATCTTTTCCTGCGATTACCATCAGACCCGTACCGTTCTCTTTGTATTTCATTGCAGCATCATAGATGCTCATCACTTGGTTAGTTGGCCAGAAAGTCGTCCATCCACCTTCAGTACCAGGAGCAACAGCGTTACGAATACGGATATTCGCAAAGGTACCACGCATCATTACTTCATGGTTACCACGACGAGAACCGTAAGAGTTGAAGTCGCGTGGCTCTACACCGTTTTGAATCAAGTATCTGCCTGCAGGAGTATCTTTTCCGATCGCACCAGCTGGTGAAATGTGGTCAGTTGTAACAGAATCTCCGAATTTAGCGATAAGCTTAAGATCTTTAAGAGGTTGGATCTCTTTAAGTTCTGCAGAAAGCTCTTCAAAGAACGGAGGGTTTTGAATGTATGTTGATGATGCATCAAAACCATATAATTGGTCAGCTGAAGTCTTCAGTTCGTTCCAACGTTCGTTCTCATCAAATACACGCTCGTATTCCTTCTTGAACAATTCTGGAGTAACTGCTTTCTTCATCGCTTCATTAATCTCTTCTGTTGACGGCCAGATATCTTTAAAGTAAACTTCGTTACCCTCTTTGTCTGTTCCGAAAGAATCAGATTGAAGGTTGAAATCTACAGTTCCTGCTAGCGCATAAGCTACTACTAACGGTGGAGAAGCTAAGTAGTTGGCTTTTACAAGCGGGTGGATACGTCCTTCAAAGTTTCTGTTACCTGAAAGTACTGAAGTTACCGTGAGATCGTTTTTAGAGATCGCGTTTTCGACTTCAAGCGCCAAGGGACCTGAGTTACCGATACATGTTGTACAACCGTAACCAACAAGGTTAAAACCTAACTGATCCATATAGCTCATTAAGCCTGCTTCTTCTAAATAACGCGTAACAACTTTAGATCCTGGAGCTAAAGACGTTTTTACATAACCAGGAACTTTTAAGCCTTTTTCAATCGCTTTCTTAGCAACTAAACCAGCACCTAACATTACGTATGGGTTAGAAGTATTCGTACAGCTTGTGATTGCAGCGATCGCAACAGCACCAGTCTTCATCGTAGAAGTTTCGTTGTTCGGATGCTTTACAGTAACTTCTTTGTTGATTTCATCAGCTGTTAGACCAAATCCTGCATTTCCTTGTGGAGCAACTAGCGCTTTATTGAAGCTATCTTTCATTTGAGATAAAGGAATCAAATCTTGTGGGCGCTTAGGTCCTGACAAGTTTGGCTCAATCTCAGAAAGGTTAATTTCAACAACGTCTGTAAATTCAGGATCAGCATCTCCTGCTGTGTAGAACAAACCGTTTGCTTTGCAATACGCTTCTACAAGCTGAATTTGATCTTCTGTTCTTCCTGTTAAACGAAGGTAGTTTAATGCTTCTTCGTCAACCGGGAAGAATCCACAAGTCGCCCCATATTCAGGAGCCATATTTGAAACTGTCGCACGGTCTGCAAGCGGCATATCCGCAAGTCCTGGACCGAAGAACTCGACGAACTTCCCTACTACTTTCTTTTCACGCAATACTTGCGTTACTTTAAGTGCAAGGTCTGTTGCAGTCGTTCCGTTTGGAAGCGTTCCTGTTAATTTAACACCGATTACTTCTGGAACTGGGAAGTAAGAAGGCTGTCCTAACATGCCTGCTTCTGCTTCAATTCCACCGACACCCCATCCTAATACGCCAAGACCGTTGATCATTGTTGTATGAGAATCTGTACCTACTAATGAATCTGGGAAAGCAATGGTTTCACCTTCAGATTCGCTCGTAAGAACTACAGGCGCTAAGTACTCTAAGTTAACTTGGTGGACAATACCTGTTGCAGGAGGTACTGCACGATAGTTGTCAAACGCAGATTGAGCCCAGCTCAAAAGTTTGTAACGCTCTTCATTTCGAGCAAATTCAAGGTTCATGTTGAAAGCAAGTGAATCTTGAGTACCTGCTTTATCAACTTGTACAGAGTGGTCAACTACAAGATCAACTGGAATTTCAGGGTTGATCTGAGAAGGGTCTCCACCCATATCCTTCATGGCTTTACGTAGAGAAGCTAAGTCAACAACAGCTGGTACTCCTGTAAAATCTTGAAGAATAACACGTGAAGGCTTAAAAGGAACATCAATATCTTTTAGCTCGTTTGTGCCCCACTTTGCAAGATTTTCAACGTGTTCTTTGTTGATTACTTTTCCATCAAATTGTCTTAATACAGATTCCAATAATACTTTTACAGAGTAGGGTAATTTTGATACGTTACCAATTCCCGCTTCTTCTAACGCTCCTAAACGGTAATAGCTATATTCCTTACCGTTCACATCAAAAGTAGAACGGGCATTAAATACATCATTTCTTTTCATGTTCCACTCTCTCCCTTCACTAACAATCATACACGATTATGAGAAAAATTGTCGAAAAAATGTGTTCAATTTCAGAGTCAATCACACAAAATCTTTTTTTCCCTTTATTATCATACGTAAAACCCTTTCATAAGTAAAATAGTTAATGGTTATCAATCGACATAAGTTTTTCTTATGGATATAAATATCACCCTGTTTCTTGTCCTTGCATATAGTAAATTACGTAATACTACTTTTTGTTTTCCTAATAAGTACCACTCTTAAAAAGATCGGAGGGAAACAGCATGGAATGGTTAAAAAAACTTGCCGCTTTACTCGTATTGATCGGAGCTTTAAACTGGGGTTCAATCGGTCTTTTTGATTTT encodes:
- a CDS encoding FbpB family small basic protein produces the protein MRKNRKMNFKELVSENKRQLLKDESYIEQLEIKLDEKHMKKA
- the acnA gene encoding aconitate hydratase AcnA, which gives rise to MKRNDVFNARSTFDVNGKEYSYYRLGALEEAGIGNVSKLPYSVKVLLESVLRQFDGKVINKEHVENLAKWGTNELKDIDVPFKPSRVILQDFTGVPAVVDLASLRKAMKDMGGDPSQINPEIPVDLVVDHSVQVDKAGTQDSLAFNMNLEFARNEERYKLLSWAQSAFDNYRAVPPATGIVHQVNLEYLAPVVLTSESEGETIAFPDSLVGTDSHTTMINGLGVLGWGVGGIEAEAGMLGQPSYFPVPEVIGVKLTGTLPNGTTATDLALKVTQVLREKKVVGKFVEFFGPGLADMPLADRATVSNMAPEYGATCGFFPVDEEALNYLRLTGRTEDQIQLVEAYCKANGLFYTAGDADPEFTDVVEINLSEIEPNLSGPKRPQDLIPLSQMKDSFNKALVAPQGNAGFGLTADEINKEVTVKHPNNETSTMKTGAVAIAAITSCTNTSNPYVMLGAGLVAKKAIEKGLKVPGYVKTSLAPGSKVVTRYLEEAGLMSYMDQLGFNLVGYGCTTCIGNSGPLALEVENAISKNDLTVTSVLSGNRNFEGRIHPLVKANYLASPPLVVAYALAGTVDFNLQSDSFGTDKEGNEVYFKDIWPSTEEINEAMKKAVTPELFKKEYERVFDENERWNELKTSADQLYGFDASSTYIQNPPFFEELSAELKEIQPLKDLKLIAKFGDSVTTDHISPAGAIGKDTPAGRYLIQNGVEPRDFNSYGSRRGNHEVMMRGTFANIRIRNAVAPGTEGGWTTFWPTNQVMSIYDAAMKYKENGTGLMVIAGKDYGMGSSRDWAAKGTTLLGIQTVLAESFERIHRSNLVLMGVLPLQFKDGENAETFGLTGKESFTVSVDETVKPRDLVQVTAVFEDGTEKTFEVIARFDSEVEIEYYRHGGILPMVLRNKLAHSSQTQN